One Anthonomus grandis grandis chromosome 13, icAntGran1.3, whole genome shotgun sequence DNA segment encodes these proteins:
- the LOC126744062 gene encoding inosine triphosphate pyrophosphatase, translated as MKPITFVTGNAKKLEELISILGSNFPRELVSKKIDLPELQGDIDEICIKKAQSAYKQVGGPVLVEDTCLCFNAYKGLPGPYIKWFLEKMGPEGLHKMLAGFEDKTGQAVCTFAYHSGEDGAEVVLFQGRCEGEIVFPKGPRDFGWDPCFQPKGYDVTYAEMPKAEKNKISHRFKALDLLRDYFNRAEKCKNNI; from the coding sequence aTGAAACCGATAACATTTGTGACGGGAAACGCCAAAAAACTAGAAGAATTAATCTCGATCCTAGGCTCAAACTTCCCTCGAGAactagtaagtaaaaaaatcgaCTTACCAGAACTACAAGGCGATATCGACGagatttgtataaaaaaagcCCAATCGGCCTACAAACAAGTCGGAGGCCCCGTTTTAGTCGAAGACACCTGCCTGTGCTTTAACGCATACAAAGGTTTACCAGGTCCATACATAAAATGGTTTCTGGAAAAAATGGGTCCCGAGGGGCTCCACAAAATGTTAGCGGGCTTCGAAGATAAAACAGGTCAGGCGGTATGCACATTCGCGTATCACTCCGGCGAAGATGGAGCTGAAGTGGTCTTGTTTCAAGGGAGATGTGAGGGCGAAATAGTGTTTCCAAAAGGTCCGAGAGATTTTGGCTGGGATCCTTGTTTTCAACCTAAAGGCTATGATGTTACTTATGCGGAGATGCCTAAGgctgagaaaaataaaatttcacatAGGTTTAAGGCTTTAGATTTGTTAAGGGATTATTTTAATAGAGCAGAgaagtgtaaaaataatatatga